In Leucobacter sp. CX169, a single genomic region encodes these proteins:
- the der gene encoding ribosome biogenesis GTPase Der, producing the protein MSEHDETFGADGAEVEFNENAVAAPEVVYEGDAVTDDERLRSMRAGLANLDLDEDDLALLDAEGIEGFITEVPKTLPVVAIVGRPNVGKSALVNRILGRREAVVEDIPGVTRDRVTYQAEWNETRFSLVDTGGWEPDAKGIDLSVAQQAEIAIELCDAVLFVVDARVGPTATDERVVGLLRRANKPVFLIANKVDDARLEPEAAQLWSLGLGEPHAVSALHGRGVADLLDLVIKSLPEESAIAKPLVGGPRRVAILGRPNVGKSSLLNKAAGEERVVVNELAGTTRDPVDEQVEIAGRVWTFVDTAGIRRRVHMQQGADFYASLRTAAALEKAEVAVVLIDVTEVISEQDIRIIDLVLESGRALVLAFNKWDLLTDDRRRYLTREIEQDLAHVAWAPRVNISARTGRHLEKLVPALETALASWDERIPTAKINAFLAELAQEHPHPLRSGKQPRIMYGAQVQNRPPTFVLFTTGFLDQGYRRFITRRMRERYGFEGSPIVINMRIREKRERNR; encoded by the coding sequence ATGAGTGAACACGACGAGACGTTTGGCGCAGACGGCGCCGAGGTGGAGTTTAACGAAAACGCAGTAGCTGCCCCCGAGGTTGTCTACGAGGGCGACGCGGTGACCGACGACGAGCGCCTGCGCTCCATGCGTGCGGGCCTTGCGAACCTCGACCTCGACGAGGACGACCTCGCGCTGCTCGATGCAGAGGGTATCGAGGGCTTCATTACCGAGGTCCCGAAGACGCTGCCCGTGGTTGCGATCGTGGGGCGCCCGAACGTCGGCAAGTCCGCGCTCGTGAACCGCATCCTCGGTCGCCGTGAGGCCGTCGTGGAAGATATCCCCGGTGTGACCCGCGACCGCGTCACCTACCAGGCGGAGTGGAACGAGACCCGCTTCTCGCTCGTCGACACCGGTGGCTGGGAGCCCGATGCAAAGGGCATCGACCTCTCGGTCGCGCAGCAGGCGGAGATCGCCATTGAGCTGTGCGACGCCGTCCTGTTCGTCGTCGACGCCCGCGTGGGCCCCACGGCTACCGACGAGCGCGTCGTGGGCCTGCTGCGCCGCGCGAACAAGCCCGTCTTCCTCATCGCCAACAAGGTAGACGACGCCCGCCTCGAGCCCGAAGCTGCACAGCTCTGGTCGCTCGGCCTGGGCGAGCCGCACGCCGTCTCGGCGCTGCATGGCCGCGGCGTCGCAGACCTGCTCGACCTCGTCATCAAGTCGCTGCCCGAGGAGTCCGCAATCGCGAAGCCCCTCGTCGGGGGCCCCCGCCGCGTCGCGATCCTCGGCCGCCCGAACGTCGGCAAGTCGAGCCTGCTCAACAAGGCCGCTGGCGAAGAGCGCGTCGTCGTCAACGAGCTCGCGGGCACGACCCGCGACCCGGTCGACGAGCAGGTCGAGATCGCCGGACGCGTCTGGACCTTCGTTGACACCGCCGGCATCCGTCGCCGCGTGCACATGCAGCAGGGCGCGGACTTCTACGCCTCGCTCCGCACCGCGGCCGCGCTGGAAAAGGCTGAGGTTGCCGTCGTGCTCATCGACGTCACCGAGGTCATCAGCGAGCAGGACATCCGCATCATCGACCTCGTGCTCGAGTCGGGCCGCGCGCTCGTGCTCGCGTTCAACAAGTGGGATCTGCTCACCGATGACCGCCGTCGCTACCTGACCCGCGAGATCGAGCAGGATCTCGCGCACGTCGCCTGGGCCCCGCGCGTCAACATCTCGGCTCGCACCGGTCGTCACCTCGAGAAGCTCGTTCCCGCCCTCGAGACCGCGCTGGCCTCGTGGGACGAGCGCATCCCGACCGCGAAGATCAACGCGTTCCTCGCCGAGCTCGCACAGGAGCACCCGCACCCGCTGCGCAGTGGCAAGCAGCCCCGCATCATGTACGGCGCGCAGGTGCAGAACCGCCCGCCGACGTTCGTGCTGTTCACCACGGGCTTCCTCGACCAGGGCTACCGCCGCTTCATCACGCGCCGCATGCGCGAGCGGTACGGCTTCGAGGGTTCGCCGATCGTGATCAACATGCGCATTCGCGAGAAGCGCGAGCGCAACCGGTAG
- the cmk gene encoding (d)CMP kinase yields MENAVTNAALADATAPVVAPVLVAIDGPAGSGKSSVSREAARRLGFGILDTGAAYRALAWAALEMGADLDDAEAVEAILSRWGYSSTLLGEPQIMVTLPPALGDVAAITRAHDVTDAIRDPKVSGQVSHVSRHPGVREGLNAMFRRIVAESGLPGVIIEGRDITTVVAPDAPVRILLTASPEVRAARRSGELSGSDAAQVLADLAARDAKDAQVVDFFNPAPGVTLVDTSDLDFEGSVDAVISIVQALPANASQEDTNE; encoded by the coding sequence ATGGAGAACGCTGTGACCAATGCTGCACTGGCTGACGCCACCGCGCCCGTCGTGGCCCCCGTGCTCGTCGCAATTGATGGCCCCGCGGGAAGCGGGAAGTCGAGCGTCTCGCGCGAGGCCGCCCGTCGCCTCGGTTTTGGCATTCTGGACACCGGCGCCGCGTATCGCGCGCTCGCGTGGGCGGCGCTCGAAATGGGTGCGGACCTCGATGATGCAGAAGCCGTCGAAGCGATCCTGTCGCGCTGGGGGTACTCGAGCACGCTGCTCGGCGAGCCGCAGATCATGGTGACCCTGCCGCCCGCCCTTGGCGACGTCGCGGCGATCACGCGCGCACACGACGTGACCGACGCGATTCGCGACCCGAAGGTCAGCGGGCAGGTGAGTCATGTGTCGCGCCACCCTGGCGTGCGCGAGGGACTGAACGCCATGTTCCGTCGTATCGTGGCCGAGTCGGGCCTGCCCGGCGTCATCATCGAGGGCCGCGACATCACGACCGTTGTGGCGCCCGACGCCCCGGTCCGGATCCTGCTCACCGCATCGCCAGAGGTGCGCGCCGCGCGCCGCTCGGGCGAACTGTCCGGCTCTGACGCCGCGCAGGTGCTGGCAGACCTCGCCGCGCGCGATGCGAAGGACGCGCAGGTCGTGGACTTCTTCAACCCGGCGCCCGGCGTCACGCTCGTCGACACGAGCGACCTAGATTTCGAGGGATCGGTGGACGCTGTTATCAGCATCGTTCAGGCGCTCCCGGCCAACGCATCCCAGGAGGATACGAATGAGTGA
- a CDS encoding prephenate dehydrogenase: MSVLGFSNNIDGGSSAVAGDARVSRVAGPVHIVGAGLLGASVGLALTERGVDVTLDDASPTALALAIDYGAGRARVAGDPDPQLVVVATPPDVTADAVQGALAAFPTSVVTDVASVKLAPFVELTRRGVDLTNYIGSHPMAGRERGGAIMARTDLFVARPWVICRDGETPAAALAIVEALALELGASPLEMTPEEHDRSVGLVSHLPQIVSSLLAARLLHADDAAVGLAGQGLRDTTRIAASQPELWVQILGANRAPVVELLEAFQRDVSALTEALRGADQPGSKRQIADLLAAGNRGVARIPGKHGRTERFVTLTVLVDDRPGELARLLTELGELGINMEDLRLEHSPGAQIGFAEIAVLPEVADRAAKDLSDRGWRTL; encoded by the coding sequence ATGAGCGTACTGGGTTTCTCGAACAACATCGACGGCGGAAGTAGCGCCGTAGCGGGGGACGCGCGCGTCAGCCGCGTGGCCGGGCCGGTGCACATCGTGGGCGCCGGCCTGCTCGGCGCGAGCGTCGGACTCGCGCTGACCGAGCGCGGCGTCGACGTCACGCTCGACGACGCGTCGCCGACGGCGCTCGCGCTCGCGATCGACTATGGCGCGGGCCGGGCCCGGGTCGCCGGTGACCCCGATCCGCAGCTCGTCGTCGTGGCGACCCCGCCCGACGTGACGGCCGACGCGGTGCAGGGCGCGCTCGCAGCGTTTCCGACCTCGGTGGTCACCGACGTCGCGAGCGTCAAGCTCGCCCCGTTCGTCGAGCTGACGCGTCGCGGCGTCGACCTCACGAACTACATCGGCTCGCACCCCATGGCGGGGCGCGAGCGCGGCGGCGCCATCATGGCCCGCACCGACCTCTTCGTCGCCCGGCCCTGGGTGATTTGCCGCGACGGGGAGACCCCCGCGGCCGCCCTCGCGATCGTGGAGGCGCTCGCGCTCGAGCTCGGCGCCTCACCGCTCGAGATGACGCCGGAAGAGCACGATCGCTCGGTCGGCCTCGTGTCGCACCTGCCGCAGATCGTGTCGAGCCTGCTCGCCGCGCGCCTGCTGCACGCGGACGACGCCGCGGTGGGCCTCGCGGGCCAGGGGCTCCGCGACACCACGCGCATCGCGGCGAGCCAGCCCGAGCTCTGGGTGCAGATCCTCGGCGCGAACCGCGCACCCGTGGTCGAGCTGCTTGAGGCGTTTCAGCGGGACGTCTCGGCGCTGACCGAGGCGCTGCGCGGCGCCGATCAGCCCGGGTCGAAGCGACAGATCGCCGACCTGCTGGCCGCCGGAAATCGGGGCGTCGCGAGGATCCCGGGCAAGCACGGCCGGACCGAGCGTTTCGTGACGCTGACGGTGCTCGTGGACGACCGGCCGGGTGAGCTTGCGCGACTACTCACCGAGCTCGGAGAATTGGGCATTAACATGGAAGACTTGCGCCTTGAGCACTCGCCGGGCGCCCAGATCGGCTTCGCGGAGATCGCGGTGCTGCCAGAGGTGGCGGATCGCGCCGCCAAGGACCTCTCAGACCGCGGATGGAGAACGCTGTGA
- the scpB gene encoding SMC-Scp complex subunit ScpB, with the protein MTDSSTVEFEATGQDPAVAPSALARAREGATLEQQLEALLMVADEPISAVGLATATDRPVREVRRAIELLTADYDGKGSGPERGFELREVGGGYRFYVRESLDPIIADFVQQQSPARLSQAALETLAVIAYRQPISRGAIASIRAVNVDSVVRTLVGRGLITEAGQDPETGAILYGTTDTLLGHLGVGSLDELPPIAPMLDDGREGFDHERF; encoded by the coding sequence ATGACGGATAGTTCGACCGTGGAATTCGAGGCGACCGGGCAGGATCCTGCCGTGGCCCCGAGCGCCCTCGCGCGTGCCCGCGAGGGCGCGACCCTGGAGCAGCAGCTCGAGGCGTTGCTCATGGTGGCGGACGAGCCGATCAGCGCGGTGGGGCTTGCGACCGCGACCGATCGACCCGTGCGCGAGGTCCGGAGGGCGATCGAGCTCCTCACCGCCGACTACGACGGAAAGGGCTCCGGCCCCGAGCGCGGATTTGAGCTGCGCGAGGTCGGGGGCGGCTATCGCTTTTACGTGAGAGAATCATTAGACCCGATCATCGCCGACTTCGTGCAACAGCAAAGTCCGGCGAGGCTTTCGCAGGCGGCGCTCGAGACGCTCGCCGTGATTGCGTATCGGCAGCCGATTTCGCGCGGGGCAATCGCCTCGATTCGCGCCGTAAATGTCGATTCGGTCGTGCGCACCCTGGTGGGGCGCGGCTTGATCACCGAAGCTGGGCAGGATCCCGAGACTGGTGCGATCCTGTACGGCACCACAGATACTTTGCTCGGACACTTGGGGGTTGGCTCGCTGGACGAGCTGCCGCCGATCGCGCCGATGCTCGATGATGGACGAGAAGGGTTTGACCATGAACGGTTCTAA
- a CDS encoding ScpA family protein → MTALDTNPKPGARGASAGAVAPQSDQFRVVFDGFEGPFDLLLSLISQHELDITEVSLSLVTDEFISYLARFESEEGLGALDRASEFLVVAATLLDLKIASLLPQGEVVDAEDVALLEARDLLFARLLQYRAFKEASAWFRGNLEAEAGRHARQVPLDARYRNQGPELVWTLSAADFATLAALACAPREIPVVGLDHLHAPLVSIREQAAIVVSMLRRGGMHSFREMIAGVSEKGVVVARFLAILELYRRSAVTFEQPEPLGELTVRWTSEGWSDDDLATLGADYDG, encoded by the coding sequence ATGACAGCGCTCGACACGAACCCGAAGCCGGGCGCGCGAGGCGCGTCGGCCGGGGCAGTCGCGCCACAAAGCGATCAGTTCCGCGTCGTGTTCGACGGCTTCGAGGGTCCGTTTGACCTGCTGTTGAGCCTCATCTCGCAGCACGAGCTCGACATCACTGAGGTGTCACTCAGCCTCGTCACCGACGAGTTCATTTCGTACCTCGCGCGCTTCGAGTCGGAAGAGGGGCTCGGCGCGCTCGACCGCGCCTCCGAGTTCCTCGTCGTCGCCGCGACCCTGCTCGATTTGAAGATCGCGAGCTTGCTGCCCCAGGGCGAGGTCGTCGACGCCGAGGACGTGGCCCTGCTCGAGGCCCGCGACCTGCTGTTCGCCCGCCTCCTGCAGTATCGCGCGTTCAAGGAGGCGAGCGCCTGGTTCCGCGGCAACCTCGAGGCGGAGGCCGGCCGGCACGCGCGTCAGGTGCCCCTCGACGCCCGCTACCGCAATCAAGGCCCCGAGCTGGTCTGGACGCTGAGCGCCGCCGACTTCGCGACGCTCGCAGCCCTCGCCTGCGCTCCCCGCGAGATCCCCGTCGTCGGCCTGGACCACCTGCACGCCCCGCTCGTATCGATTCGTGAGCAGGCGGCGATTGTCGTTTCGATGCTGCGCCGCGGCGGCATGCATTCGTTCCGAGAGATGATCGCGGGCGTCAGCGAGAAGGGCGTCGTGGTGGCGCGCTTCCTCGCGATCCTCGAACTGTATCGCCGCTCGGCGGTGACGTTCGAACAGCCCGAGCCGCTCGGCGAGCTGACCGTGCGCTGGACGAGCGAGGGGTGGTCGGACGACGACCTCGCGACATTGGGAGCTGACTATGACGGATAG
- a CDS encoding ParA family protein — protein sequence MAQAEAKLGPTGRPDRFIPVPPKLTTHGPARIIAMCNQKGGVGKTTSTINLAAALARYGRRVLAVDFDPQGALSAGLGVQAHDVPTIYDLMLGHEKDPRVAIQRSTIENLDVIPANIDLSAAEVHLVSEVAREQILGSVLRKVSADYDVVLIDCQPSLGLLTVNALTASHGVLIPLACEFFALRGVALLIETIDKVKDRLNPQLELDGILATMYDPRTLHAREVLERVVDTFGDKVFDTVIGRTVKLPDAQIAAKSVLDYAPANAASEAYLKLARELVQRGAVA from the coding sequence ATGGCACAGGCCGAAGCGAAGCTGGGCCCCACGGGGCGACCGGACCGCTTCATCCCCGTGCCGCCGAAGCTCACCACCCACGGCCCTGCGCGCATCATCGCGATGTGCAACCAGAAGGGTGGCGTCGGCAAGACGACGAGCACCATTAACCTCGCCGCCGCGCTTGCACGCTACGGCCGTCGGGTGCTCGCGGTGGACTTCGACCCGCAGGGCGCGCTTTCCGCCGGCCTCGGTGTGCAGGCCCATGACGTGCCCACGATCTACGACCTCATGCTCGGCCACGAGAAAGACCCGCGGGTCGCGATTCAGCGCTCCACGATCGAGAACCTCGACGTGATCCCCGCGAACATCGACCTGTCGGCCGCCGAGGTGCACCTCGTCTCGGAGGTCGCCCGCGAGCAGATCCTCGGCAGCGTGCTGCGCAAGGTCTCGGCAGACTACGACGTCGTGCTGATCGACTGTCAGCCGTCGCTCGGCCTGCTCACCGTGAACGCCCTCACCGCGAGCCACGGCGTGCTCATTCCGCTCGCCTGCGAGTTCTTCGCGCTGCGCGGTGTCGCCCTGCTGATCGAGACGATCGACAAGGTCAAGGACCGCCTGAACCCGCAGCTTGAGCTCGACGGCATTCTTGCCACCATGTACGACCCCCGCACCCTGCACGCCCGCGAGGTGCTCGAGCGCGTCGTCGACACCTTCGGCGACAAGGTCTTCGACACGGTCATCGGACGCACCGTGAAGCTGCCCGACGCCCAGATCGCAGCGAAATCGGTGCTCGACTATGCCCCCGCGAACGCGGCTTCGGAAGCGTATCTGAAGCTCGCGCGAGAACTGGTGCAGCGGGGCGCAGTCGCCTAA
- a CDS encoding site-specific tyrosine recombinase XerD, whose translation MTPAPAALSPEDGSARFLRHSSLERGLSANTLDAYRRDLAAYQAWLAAHEVTDLAAVTPELLSRYVAELGGAPRERRDTAPAAGPEPAAAEEKPQKLTPASIARRLSTVRGMHRFLFDEGLLSEHAGRGVRTPKPTLRLPKALSVGDIEALLNAAAGDDPISLRDRALLELLYASGARVSEATAIDLDDLLSQPGTADAWRDPERALEHGGFLRVTGKGSKQRIVPYGSFAGSALAAYLVRARPLLVAAGNGTPALFVGARGARLSRQSVWLIIRAAAERAGVLVEVSPHTMRHSFATHLLAGGADVRTVQELLGHSSVTTTQIYTHVTAETLRESYLTAHPRARK comes from the coding sequence GTGACCCCCGCGCCGGCCGCGCTCTCGCCCGAGGACGGGTCGGCTCGCTTTCTCAGGCACTCGAGCCTCGAGCGAGGGCTGTCCGCGAACACCCTCGACGCATATCGCCGCGACCTCGCCGCATACCAGGCGTGGCTTGCCGCGCACGAGGTCACGGACCTCGCCGCGGTGACGCCCGAGCTGCTGAGCAGATACGTCGCTGAGCTCGGCGGGGCACCGCGGGAGCGGCGGGATACTGCGCCTGCGGCGGGCCCCGAACCAGCCGCCGCGGAGGAGAAGCCCCAGAAGCTCACGCCCGCGTCGATCGCGCGCCGGTTGTCGACCGTACGCGGGATGCACCGTTTCCTCTTCGACGAGGGGTTGCTGAGCGAGCACGCGGGGCGCGGCGTGCGCACGCCCAAGCCGACGCTGCGCCTGCCGAAGGCGCTCTCGGTCGGCGACATCGAGGCGCTGCTGAACGCCGCCGCGGGGGACGACCCGATCAGCCTGCGCGACCGCGCGCTGCTCGAGCTGCTCTACGCGAGCGGCGCGCGCGTCAGCGAGGCGACCGCGATCGACCTGGACGACCTGCTCTCTCAGCCCGGCACAGCCGACGCCTGGCGCGATCCGGAACGTGCGCTCGAACACGGCGGCTTCCTGCGCGTCACGGGCAAGGGATCGAAGCAGCGGATTGTCCCTTACGGGAGCTTCGCGGGCTCGGCCCTCGCGGCGTACCTGGTGCGGGCGCGCCCGCTGCTGGTCGCCGCGGGGAACGGCACCCCGGCGCTTTTCGTGGGTGCCCGCGGGGCGCGCCTCTCGCGCCAGAGCGTCTGGCTGATCATCCGGGCTGCCGCTGAGCGGGCCGGGGTCCTAGTTGAGGTCTCGCCCCACACGATGCGGCACTCGTTCGCGACGCACCTGCTTGCGGGCGGCGCTGACGTCCGCACTGTGCAGGAGTTGCTCGGGCACTCGTCCGTGACGACGACGCAGATCTACACCCACGTCACTGCCGAAACCTTGCGTGAAAGCTACCTCACGGCGCATCCGCGCGCACGAAAGTAG
- a CDS encoding NUDIX hydrolase, with translation MAAPLANLPPNSERTRQDPADADTGLALGEAAGNFPAAFADSPATDVTVHESVLLAEGKVWDVRRDRFTLHGAPGSPELVRDYVDHTGAVAVLALDDDGRVLLFQQYRHAIGVRDWEIPAGLMDVAGESALAGAQRELAEEADLQAARWDLLLDVCLSPGGSSEAIRVFLARDLRPVEHDLVRDGEEAEIVPTWIPLDDAVQAVLERRVQNSLTTSAVLGAALARDRGWATLGDATAPWGRRDIVRGSRS, from the coding sequence ATGGCAGCACCGTTGGCGAATCTGCCGCCTAACTCGGAACGAACGAGGCAGGATCCCGCTGACGCGGATACCGGCCTTGCGCTCGGCGAGGCCGCGGGGAATTTCCCCGCGGCCTTTGCCGATTCCCCGGCCACCGACGTGACGGTGCACGAAAGCGTGCTGCTCGCCGAGGGCAAGGTCTGGGACGTTCGCCGCGACCGCTTCACCCTCCACGGTGCGCCTGGCTCGCCCGAGCTCGTGCGGGATTACGTCGACCACACTGGCGCCGTCGCGGTGCTCGCGCTCGACGACGACGGCCGCGTGCTCCTGTTCCAGCAGTACCGGCACGCGATCGGCGTGCGCGACTGGGAGATCCCGGCAGGCCTCATGGACGTCGCGGGGGAGTCGGCGCTGGCGGGCGCACAGCGCGAGCTTGCCGAGGAGGCCGACCTGCAGGCCGCGCGCTGGGACCTGCTGCTCGACGTGTGTTTGTCGCCCGGCGGCAGCTCGGAGGCGATTCGCGTCTTCCTCGCACGGGACCTCAGGCCCGTCGAACACGACTTAGTGCGCGACGGCGAAGAGGCCGAGATCGTGCCGACCTGGATCCCGCTCGACGACGCGGTCCAGGCCGTGCTCGAACGGCGCGTGCAGAACTCTCTCACCACCAGCGCGGTGCTGGGTGCCGCGCTCGCGCGCGACCGAGGGTGGGCAACGCTCGGCGACGCGACTGCGCCTTGGGGTCGCCGCGATATCGTGCGGGGCTCGCGGTCGTGA
- a CDS encoding CTP synthase, translating to MGIERNADRSAGVTKHIFVTGGVVSSLGKGLTAASLGNLLTARGLRVVMQKLDPYLNVDPGTMNPFQHGEVFVTDDGAETDLDIGHYERFLDIELSQAANVTTGQIYSEVIAKERRGEYLGDTVQVIPHITNEIKRRMRLQAEEYPRPDVIITEIGGTVGDIESQPFLESARQVRHELGRGNVFFVHVSLVPFMGASGEQKTKPTQHSVAALRSIGIQPDALVLRSDRPVTEDNLRKIALMCDVDEDAVVNAIDVPSIYDLPTLLSDQKLDQTIVSHLGLIADEIDWSGWQPVLDAVHHPKDEITIALVGKYIDLPDAYLSVTEALRAGGFAHTAKVKIKWVPSDTCETHEGAAAQLGDVDGICVPGGFGVRGIEGKLGALRFARENQIPTLGLCLGMQCMVIEYARNVVGLTGASSTEFDPETDTPVIATMTEQVSIIDGGDLGGTMRLGLYEAKFTEGSLAADLYGAPSASERHRHRYEVNNTYRDEIAAGGLSFSGTSPDGSLVEYVELPRDVHPFYIATQAHPELRSRPGRAHPLFAGLAGAAIERQRASRLFSDSNGTDENGSTVGESAA from the coding sequence GTGGGAATAGAGCGAAACGCGGATCGATCGGCCGGAGTCACGAAGCATATTTTTGTGACGGGAGGTGTGGTCTCCTCTCTCGGAAAAGGCCTGACGGCGGCAAGCCTCGGCAACCTGCTGACAGCGCGCGGTTTGCGCGTGGTGATGCAGAAACTGGATCCGTATTTGAACGTTGATCCGGGAACGATGAACCCGTTCCAGCACGGCGAGGTCTTCGTGACCGACGACGGCGCTGAGACCGATCTCGATATCGGCCACTACGAGCGCTTCCTCGACATCGAGCTGAGCCAGGCCGCGAACGTCACGACCGGCCAGATCTACTCGGAGGTCATCGCCAAGGAGCGCCGCGGCGAGTACCTCGGCGACACCGTACAGGTCATCCCGCACATCACGAACGAGATCAAGCGCCGCATGCGCTTGCAGGCGGAGGAGTACCCCCGCCCCGACGTCATCATCACCGAGATCGGCGGCACTGTCGGCGACATCGAGTCGCAGCCGTTCCTGGAGTCGGCGCGTCAGGTGCGCCACGAGCTCGGCCGCGGCAACGTGTTCTTCGTGCACGTTTCGCTGGTGCCGTTCATGGGCGCCTCAGGTGAGCAGAAGACGAAGCCGACCCAGCACTCCGTTGCAGCGCTGCGCTCGATCGGTATCCAGCCCGACGCGCTCGTGCTCCGCTCGGATCGCCCGGTGACGGAGGACAACCTCCGCAAGATCGCGCTCATGTGCGACGTGGACGAGGACGCGGTCGTGAACGCGATCGACGTGCCGAGCATCTACGACCTGCCGACGCTGCTCAGCGATCAGAAGCTCGACCAGACCATCGTCTCGCACCTCGGCCTCATCGCCGACGAGATCGACTGGAGCGGCTGGCAGCCCGTGCTTGACGCGGTGCACCACCCGAAGGACGAGATCACGATTGCCCTCGTGGGCAAGTACATTGATCTGCCCGACGCGTACCTTTCGGTCACCGAGGCGCTGCGCGCCGGCGGCTTCGCGCACACCGCGAAGGTCAAGATCAAATGGGTCCCGTCCGACACGTGCGAGACCCACGAGGGTGCCGCGGCGCAGCTCGGAGACGTCGACGGCATTTGCGTGCCCGGCGGCTTCGGCGTGCGCGGCATCGAGGGCAAGCTTGGTGCGCTGCGCTTCGCCCGCGAAAACCAGATCCCGACCCTCGGCCTGTGCCTGGGCATGCAGTGCATGGTCATTGAGTACGCGCGGAACGTCGTGGGCCTCACGGGCGCCTCGTCGACCGAGTTTGACCCCGAGACGGACACCCCCGTCATCGCCACGATGACCGAGCAGGTCAGCATTATCGACGGCGGCGACTTGGGCGGCACCATGCGCCTGGGCCTCTACGAGGCGAAGTTCACCGAGGGCAGCCTCGCGGCCGACCTCTACGGTGCACCGAGCGCGAGTGAGCGTCACCGTCACCGCTACGAGGTGAACAACACCTACCGCGACGAGATTGCGGCTGGCGGCCTCTCGTTCTCAGGCACGAGCCCCGACGGCTCGCTCGTCGAGTACGTCGAGCTGCCTCGCGACGTCCACCCGTTCTACATCGCCACCCAGGCGCACCCCGAGCTGCGCTCGCGCCCCGGCCGCGCGCACCCGCTCTTCGCGGGCCTCGCCGGCGCCGCGATTGAGCGCCAGCGGGCGAGCCGCCTGTTCAGCGATTCGAACGGCACCGATGAGAATGGCAGCACCGTTGGCGAATCTGCCGCCTAA
- a CDS encoding AI-2E family transporter, giving the protein MANFLRRALKTKSGPHQAADVDSPEEEATYLEDHPDVVHADPEQMDPQTRAMYLDAREAGHEAQVELRSERVREFTFRQPFQLGFVVTLGGLAALLFGGAVGQLSTVIMYVVGALFIALGLDPVVRFLERRGLKRPLGIGVVFGGFILIVGTILGLVIPVLSSQIGTLIRTAPQYFSEISTQPWFIDLNDRVGGFIDLDGLLQTAQDFISRPENWAQVAGGIWQAGIGLANALTATIIVLILSLYFLASMQNVKRGFYSLTPRSARGKVMDITEQVTKSVGGYVSGMVTLAFINASLGFIAMTIFGVPFAPLVAVGVFFLALIPLVGSVLATIMVSAIALFNSPATAIGIAIYYLIYMQIESYVMTPRVMSRVVSVPGSLVVIGAIAGGTLLGLLGALISIPVTAMVLMIIKQVWIPRQELR; this is encoded by the coding sequence ATGGCGAACTTCCTACGACGAGCTCTCAAAACGAAGTCCGGCCCCCATCAGGCGGCGGACGTCGATTCTCCTGAGGAAGAGGCCACCTACCTCGAGGACCACCCCGACGTTGTCCACGCGGACCCCGAACAGATGGACCCGCAGACGCGCGCGATGTACCTGGACGCGCGCGAAGCGGGCCACGAGGCGCAGGTTGAGCTGCGCAGCGAACGTGTGCGCGAGTTCACGTTCCGTCAGCCCTTCCAGCTTGGTTTCGTCGTCACGCTGGGCGGGCTCGCCGCGCTGCTGTTCGGCGGCGCGGTCGGGCAGCTGTCCACCGTCATCATGTACGTAGTCGGAGCGCTGTTCATCGCGCTCGGTCTTGACCCGGTCGTCCGGTTCCTTGAGCGCCGCGGCCTGAAACGCCCGCTCGGCATCGGCGTCGTCTTCGGCGGGTTCATCCTGATCGTCGGCACCATCTTAGGCCTCGTGATCCCGGTGCTCTCGAGCCAGATCGGTACGCTGATCAGGACGGCACCGCAGTACTTCTCCGAGATTTCCACGCAGCCCTGGTTTATAGATCTCAACGATCGCGTTGGCGGCTTCATTGACCTCGACGGCTTGCTCCAGACGGCGCAGGACTTTATTAGTCGTCCCGAGAACTGGGCGCAGGTCGCGGGCGGCATCTGGCAGGCCGGCATTGGCCTGGCCAATGCGCTGACGGCCACGATCATCGTGCTGATCCTGAGCCTGTACTTCCTGGCCTCGATGCAGAACGTCAAGCGCGGCTTCTACTCGCTGACGCCGCGCTCGGCGCGCGGCAAAGTGATGGACATCACCGAGCAGGTGACGAAGTCCGTCGGCGGCTACGTCAGCGGCATGGTGACGCTCGCGTTCATCAACGCGAGCCTGGGATTCATTGCGATGACGATCTTCGGGGTGCCGTTCGCGCCGCTCGTCGCGGTCGGAGTGTTCTTCCTCGCGCTCATCCCGCTCGTTGGCTCGGTGCTCGCCACGATTATGGTGTCCGCGATCGCCCTGTTCAACTCGCCGGCGACCGCGATCGGCATCGCCATCTACTACCTGATCTACATGCAGATTGAGTCGTACGTGATGACGCCTCGCGTGATGAGTCGGGTCGTTTCGGTGCCGGGTTCGCTCGTCGTGATCGGCGCAATTGCTGGCGGTACGCTGCTCGGCTTGCTCGGCGCGCTGATCTCGATTCCGGTGACCGCGATGGTCCTGATGATCATCAAACAGGTCTGGATTCCCCGTCAGGAGCTGCGCTGA